Proteins encoded together in one Porites lutea chromosome 2, jaPorLute2.1, whole genome shotgun sequence window:
- the LOC140927973 gene encoding ciliary microtubule inner protein 2C-like, with protein sequence MANHKQPRFSTWSRETYVDPMNMPANRYYTPHFMASGDDQRYGEGRERWFQDYRRSYIAEKTLAKNLNTFGSPYRPTSFSDKPDRVLGTRCMRREAVLHKPRHHLTNRIPDRQRDRAQIDDIVFQHRQQYRDQSGTLFDEKVDYFHYPTTAEEQFLPKASPHEGTIGSYPNNTKAALEYVYDKERGPKDYELWHKV encoded by the coding sequence atggCGAACCATAAGCAACCGAGGTTCTCGACCTGGTCTCGGGAAACATATGTTGATCCTATGAATATGCCAGCAAATAGATATTATACTCCCCATTTCATGGCATCTGGAGATGACCAAAGATATGGTGAAGGCAGAGAAAGGTGGTTTCAAGATTACCGCCGTTCGTACATAGCTGAAAAAACTTTGGCAAAAAATCTGAACACGTTTGGTTCTCCTTACCGACCAACCAGCTTTTCTGATAAGCCAGACCGTGTTCTGGGAACTCGGTGCATGCGAAGGGAAGCTGTCTTACATAAACCTCGACATCACCTTACAAATCGAATTCCCGACAGACAGAGAGACCGCGCTCAAATCGACGACATTGTATTTCAACATCGCCAGCAGTACAGAGACCAAAGTGGAACTTTGTTTGATGAAAAAGTGGATTATTTTCACTACCCAACTACGGCAGAAGAGCAGTTTTTGCCAAAAGCTAGCCCTCATGAAGGAACAATTGGAAGTTACCCAAATAACACAAAAGCAGCTTTGGAATACGTCTATGACAAGGAGAGAGGTCCTAAAGACTATGAATTGTGGCATAAGGTTTAG
- the LOC140927976 gene encoding endosome-associated-trafficking regulator 1-like encodes MAEGERSDNPFSFKTFVKSKQETIDVKIKKKKDKQHNSRKGEICPDESPFPEVTANKPVHSQRGHVDVNQEPGNTNPFSFKNFLSDDLASRNKHVLQIIDDEVHEVKSVQEDIPPTEEKDKDVELQNEKTTSEETDSEGTGSDTDSDSEQISSDRSPVSGSVHYFIAPLDSSRSQAMVIEELNQLKEENEKLRKDLKVSNQAREEDKIRIVSLQKKLTKIEKREADETAALENMVQMVEKNLELTTQRALRAEATVARLKEEIKILKTESVPIATYNQLLDANQCTMSAVRDKARAAADQMNAAAKNAEQAISQLLAGVDTVKFISQQLDSIDRITDVHVHSDNG; translated from the exons ATGGCGGAGGGTGAGCGAAGTGATAatcctttctcttttaaaacttttgtaAAATCAAAGCAGGAAACAATAGAcgtgaaaattaagaaaaagaaagacaaacagCACAATTCTCGCAAAGGGGAAATTTGTCCAGATGAATCACCTTTTCCGGAAGTTACAGCTAATAAGCCTGTTCATAGTCAACGAG GCCATGTTGATGTTAACCAAGAACCTGGTAATACAAATCCCTTCTCATTCAAAAACTTCTTGTCAGATGATCTGGCATCAAGAAATAAACATGTTCTTCAG ATAATCGATGATGAGGTCCATGAAGTGAAAAGTGTTCAAGAAGACATTCCACCGACT GAAGAGAAAGACAAAGATGTTGAGTTGCAAAATGAAAAGACAACGTCTGAGGAAACAGATTCAGAAGGCACAGGCTCGGACACAGACAGCGACTCAGAACAAATCTCAAGTGACCGCTCACCAGTGTCAGGCAGTGTACACTACTTTATCGCCCCTCTTGACAGCTCTAGGTCTCAGGCCATGGTAATTGAGGAACTTAACCAG ttaaaagaagaaaatgagaaaCTGAGGAAAGATTTAAAAGTATCAAACCAAGCAAGAGAAGAAGACAAGATAAG GATTGTTAGTTTgcaaaaaaagctaacaaagattgaaaaaagaGAAGCAGATGAGACAGCAGCCTTGGAAAATATGGTTCAGATGGTGGAAAAAAACCTGGAGCTCACTACA CAAAGGGCCCTCAGAGCAGAGGCAACTGTTGCAAGACTTAAGGAAGAAATCAAAATATTGAAG ACAGAGTCAGTTCCCATAGCAACATATAATCAACTATTGGATGCTAATCAATGTACAATGTCAGCCGTGAGAGATAAGGCACGAGCAGCTGCTGACCAGATGAATGCAGCAGCAAAGAATGCTGAGCAAGCCATAAG ccAACTTCTAGCTGGAGTAGACACAGTGAAGTTTATATCACAACAGCTGGATTCCATTGACAGAATAACAGATGTCCATGTTCACTCTGATAATGGATGA
- the LOC140927626 gene encoding uncharacterized protein — protein MGSPLGPLMANAFMCKIEKQLEIENKLPTFYKRYVDDTLSAMPDLTAASEFLMTLNESHPSINFTMELEENGKLPFLGMNVIRNGCRLDTTVYRKPTDTGLLLHYHSHVDARYKRSPLNTILNRAFKLSSTWKFFHEECERLKEIFSRLRYPDDLVQSTIRQFIESKVSEDSHTQVADKREAPIRIVLPFKDQKSANVVRKQLADLSRKINK, from the coding sequence ATGGGCTCGCCACTAGGTCCCCTAATGGCAAACGCCTTCATGTGCAAAATCGAGAAACAGCTGGAAATAGAGAACAAGTTGCCTACCTTCTACAAGCGCTATGTAGATGATACACTTAGCGCAATGCCGGATCTGACAGCAGCCTCAGAATTCCTGATGACATTAAACGAGAGCCATCCCTCTATCAATTTTACAatggagctcgaagaaaatggCAAGCTTCCCTTTCTCGGAATGAATGTTATCAGGAATGGTTGCCGCCTAGACACCAcggtttacagaaaaccaacgGACACTGGACTTCTGCTACACTACCACAGTCACGTTGACGCCAGATACAAACGGTCACCCCTGAACACCATACTTAACCGTGCATTTAAACTCTCGTCTACGTGGAAGTTTTTTCACGAGGAATGTGAACGCCTTAAAGAGATCTTCTCCCGACTGCGCTATCCAGACGACCTTGTGCAGTCAACCATTCGCCAATTCATTGAATCCAAAGTGTCCGAGGACTCACACACCCAAGTGGCTGATAAAAGAGAAGCCCCAATCAGAATCGTGTTGCCCTTCAAAGACCAGAAATCAGCAAACGTAGTACGCAAACAGCTGGCTGACCTGAGTAGGAAGATCAAcaagtag